The Microtus pennsylvanicus isolate mMicPen1 chromosome 19, mMicPen1.hap1, whole genome shotgun sequence genome includes a region encoding these proteins:
- the Cav2 gene encoding caveolin-2 isoform X1: MGLETEKADVQLFMADDAYSHHSGVDYVDPEKYVDSSHDRDPHRLNSHLKLGFEDLIAEPENTHSFDKVWICSHALYEISKYVIYKFLTVFLAIPLAFVAGILFATLSCLHIWILMPFVKTCLMVLPSVQTIWKSVTDVVIGPLCASIGRCFSSVSMRLSHD, translated from the exons ATGGGGCTGGAGACCGAGAAGGCCGACGTGCAGCTCTTCATGGCGGACGACGCCTACAGCCACCACAGTGGTGTCGACTACGTAGATCCCGAGAAGTACGTGGACTCGAGTCACGACCGGGATCCCCACCGGCTCAATTCCCATCTCAAG CTAGGTTTTGAGGATCTAATTGCAGAGCCTGAGAATACACACTCCTTTGACAAAGTGTGGATCTGCAGCCATGCCCTCTATGAAATCAGCAAATACGTGATCTACAAGTTCCTGACCGTGTTTCTGGCTATCCCCTTGGCCTTCGTCGCAGGGATCCTGTTTGCTACCCTCAGCTGTCTGCACATCTG GATCCTAATGCCTTTTGTGAAGACCTGCCTAATGGTCCTGCCTTCCGTGCAGACCATATGGAAGAGTGTGACAGATGTTGTCATTGGTCCATTGTGTGCAAGCATAGGACGCTGTTTCTCGTCTGTCAGCATGCGGCTGAGCCACGACTGA
- the Cav2 gene encoding caveolin-2 isoform X2, translating to MGLETEKADVQLFMADDAYSHHSGVDYVDPEKYVDSSHDRDPHRLNSHLKDPNAFCEDLPNGPAFRADHMEECDRCCHWSIVCKHRTLFLVCQHAAEPRLTAWSAGPDVWMLYYLLM from the exons ATGGGGCTGGAGACCGAGAAGGCCGACGTGCAGCTCTTCATGGCGGACGACGCCTACAGCCACCACAGTGGTGTCGACTACGTAGATCCCGAGAAGTACGTGGACTCGAGTCACGACCGGGATCCCCACCGGCTCAATTCCCATCTCAAG GATCCTAATGCCTTTTGTGAAGACCTGCCTAATGGTCCTGCCTTCCGTGCAGACCATATGGAAGAGTGTGACAGATGTTGTCATTGGTCCATTGTGTGCAAGCATAGGACGCTGTTTCTCGTCTGTCAGCATGCGGCTGAGCCACGACTGACAGCTTGGAGCGCAGGCCCAGATGTGTGGATGCTGTACTACCTGTTGATGTAG